From the Rhodanobacter soli genome, one window contains:
- a CDS encoding DUF924 family protein: protein MPATAQDVLDFWFAEAGAAHWFAADAAFDAQIHERFGAAVKAAADGRLDDWAGTPSGWLALLIVLDQFPRNLYRNDPRAWAADASAQRVALSGLARGDDRQLPAVQRVFAYLPLEHAEDTALQQRSVELFEALCAEVPTEQRKPFEEFLDYARRHREVIVRFGRFPHRNAALGRPSTPEETLYLAQPGAGF, encoded by the coding sequence ATGCCCGCGACCGCACAGGACGTCCTCGATTTCTGGTTCGCCGAAGCAGGCGCCGCCCACTGGTTCGCCGCCGATGCCGCGTTCGATGCGCAGATCCACGAGCGCTTCGGCGCAGCCGTCAAGGCGGCTGCCGACGGCCGGCTGGACGACTGGGCGGGGACGCCGTCGGGCTGGCTCGCTTTGCTGATCGTGCTCGACCAGTTTCCGCGCAACCTGTACCGCAACGATCCACGCGCCTGGGCGGCGGACGCCAGCGCGCAGCGCGTGGCCTTGTCGGGCCTGGCTCGCGGTGATGACCGGCAACTGCCCGCCGTGCAGCGCGTGTTCGCCTACCTGCCGCTGGAACATGCCGAGGACACGGCGTTGCAGCAGCGTTCGGTGGAGTTGTTCGAGGCGCTGTGCGCGGAAGTGCCGACGGAACAGCGCAAACCATTCGAAGAATTTCTGGACTATGCTCGCCGCCACCGTGAGGTGATCGTGCGCTTCGGCCGCTTCCCTCATCGCAACGCCGCGCTCGGTCGTCCCAGTACGCCGGAAGAAACGCTTTACCTGGCCCAGCCGGGTGCCGGTTTCTGA
- a CDS encoding mechanosensitive ion channel family protein yields the protein MLDKSGKPAAVAATAPDVSAYTDQAVQVGLHLIGALLVLLVGMWVARRLANFAQAALGRANFDSTLSGFLRNLLYGVLVALLVVTALGVLGVPSAPMVAALGTAGLAIGLALQDSLSNLAWGVLLVVFRPFRVGDYVSAGGTEGTVQSINLMHTQLILPDNREAILPNAKIGSDAIVNFNRLGTRRFELKLGIAYRDDADQVMATIMQLMASDPRILKEPVPGVWIESLAGQTVNLVLRGWTRSGDSWGAQTDLLRAIKQKIDAQQISVPVVPHEVTLVEGAPKAG from the coding sequence ATGCTCGACAAGTCCGGCAAGCCGGCGGCGGTCGCCGCGACCGCTCCCGATGTTTCCGCCTATACCGATCAGGCCGTGCAGGTCGGGTTGCACCTGATCGGCGCCCTGCTGGTGCTGCTGGTCGGCATGTGGGTGGCGCGCCGGTTGGCCAATTTCGCGCAGGCTGCGCTGGGCCGGGCCAATTTCGATTCCACGCTCAGCGGTTTCCTGCGCAACCTGCTCTACGGCGTGCTGGTCGCCTTGCTGGTGGTCACCGCGCTGGGTGTGCTGGGGGTGCCGTCGGCGCCCATGGTCGCCGCGCTCGGCACCGCCGGGCTGGCGATCGGCCTGGCCCTGCAGGACTCGCTCAGCAACCTGGCGTGGGGCGTGCTGCTGGTGGTGTTCCGGCCGTTCCGGGTCGGCGACTACGTCAGCGCCGGCGGCACCGAGGGCACCGTGCAGAGCATCAACCTGATGCACACCCAGCTGATCCTTCCGGACAACCGCGAGGCGATCCTGCCGAACGCGAAGATCGGCAGCGACGCCATCGTCAACTTCAACCGGCTGGGCACGCGGCGCTTCGAGCTGAAGCTCGGCATCGCCTACCGCGACGATGCCGACCAGGTGATGGCCACGATCATGCAACTGATGGCGTCGGACCCGCGCATCCTGAAAGAACCGGTCCCCGGCGTGTGGATCGAGAGCCTGGCCGGGCAGACGGTAAACCTGGTGCTGCGCGGCTGGACCCGCAGCGGCGACAGCTGGGGCGCGCAGACCGACCTGCTGCGCGCGATCAAGCAGAAGATCGACGCGCAGCAGATCAGCGTCCCCGTGGTGCCGCACGAAGTCACCCTGGTGGAGGGCGCACCGAAGGCCGGCTGA
- a CDS encoding DUF2845 domain-containing protein: MRIRLAIALFAFSAAVQASSTLRVGSQVLTAGDSRERVVELLGKPTSKSHAHKSRSHGSRRGGVRVVDNHQAGEQWRYRRGDHVTVVTIVDGRVSEIEDNRL, translated from the coding sequence ATGCGCATTCGTCTCGCCATTGCGTTGTTCGCGTTCAGTGCCGCCGTGCAGGCGTCCAGTACCTTGCGCGTGGGCAGCCAGGTGCTCACCGCCGGCGACAGCCGCGAGCGGGTGGTCGAGCTGCTGGGCAAGCCCACGTCGAAATCGCACGCGCACAAGTCGCGCAGCCACGGCAGTCGCCGCGGCGGCGTCCGCGTGGTGGACAACCACCAGGCGGGCGAGCAGTGGCGCTACCGCCGCGGCGACCACGTCACCGTGGTGACGATCGTCGACGGCCGGGTCAGCGAGATCGAGGACAACCGGCTGTGA
- a CDS encoding ferritin-like domain-containing protein — MNYSTALPWTLESIDLDRIEVARVRHDEDLFFLLCSSSFVESGSDLYTQNLIDHFADDEELQGWLSQHWQHEELQHGRALAAYVRKVWPEFDWDKGFQAFWHEYGAVCTAEQLEPDRGLELAARCVVETGTASLYRALNEITDEPVLKLLTNHIKGDEVRHYKHFYQHYRLYREREGFGRYKVFRAILRRVNEIKSEDSDIALRHVFNQCYPQHLGNEAEFRRISNRAQGLLRRHIPAGMTVKMLLKPLDLPSRLQGALEKPLAKITEKLFLH, encoded by the coding sequence TTGAACTATTCCACCGCCCTGCCCTGGACCCTGGAGAGCATCGACCTCGACCGCATCGAGGTCGCCCGCGTGCGCCACGACGAGGACCTGTTCTTCCTGCTGTGCAGCTCGTCGTTCGTCGAGAGCGGTTCTGACCTGTACACGCAGAACCTGATCGACCATTTCGCCGATGATGAGGAGCTGCAGGGCTGGCTCAGCCAGCACTGGCAGCACGAGGAACTGCAGCACGGACGCGCGCTGGCCGCCTACGTGCGCAAGGTCTGGCCAGAATTCGACTGGGACAAGGGTTTCCAAGCGTTCTGGCACGAGTACGGGGCGGTGTGCACGGCCGAGCAGCTCGAACCCGACCGCGGACTGGAACTGGCCGCGCGCTGCGTGGTGGAGACCGGCACCGCCAGCCTGTACCGCGCGCTCAACGAGATCACCGACGAGCCGGTGCTGAAGCTGCTGACCAACCACATCAAGGGCGACGAGGTGCGCCACTACAAGCACTTCTACCAGCACTACCGGCTGTATCGCGAACGCGAGGGCTTCGGCCGCTACAAGGTGTTCCGCGCGATCCTGCGCCGGGTCAACGAGATCAAGAGCGAGGACAGCGACATCGCGCTGCGCCACGTGTTCAACCAGTGCTACCCGCAGCACCTGGGCAACGAGGCGGAGTTCCGTCGCATCAGCAACCGCGCGCAGGGCCTGCTGCGCCGGCACATCCCGGCCGGCATGACGGTGAAGATGCTGCTCAAGCCGCTGGACCTGCCGTCCCGGCTGCAGGGCGCGCTGGAAAAGCCGCTGGCGAAGATCACCGAGAAGCTGTTCCTGCACTGA
- a CDS encoding ABC transporter ATP-binding protein: MLTIRDLSKTYANGVKALRGVSLDIPNGMFGLLGPNGAGKSSLMRTIATLQDPDAGTIKLDEMDLLADKQATRRLLGYLPQEFGVYPKVSAEAMLEHFAVLKGVTVKGERRELVESLLRQVNLWDVRKRKLGTYSGGMRQRFGIAQALIGDPRLVIVDEPTAGLDPEERNRFLNLLAEIGERVVVILSTHIVEDVTDLCSRMAIIGQGQVLLSGEPVEAIRSLDGRVWRRTIDKAELDGYRARMNILSTRLAGGRTLLHVLADALPEEGFEPVVPDLEDVYFGRLRAQATVQAA; encoded by the coding sequence ATGCTGACGATACGCGACCTGTCGAAAACCTACGCCAACGGCGTGAAGGCGCTGCGTGGCGTGTCGCTGGACATTCCCAACGGCATGTTCGGCCTGCTCGGCCCGAACGGCGCGGGCAAGTCGTCGCTGATGCGCACCATCGCCACGCTGCAGGACCCGGACGCAGGCACGATCAAGCTGGACGAGATGGACCTGCTCGCCGACAAGCAGGCCACCCGCCGCCTGCTCGGCTACCTGCCGCAGGAGTTCGGCGTGTACCCGAAGGTCTCGGCCGAGGCGATGCTGGAGCACTTCGCCGTGCTCAAGGGCGTCACGGTGAAGGGCGAGCGGCGCGAGCTGGTCGAGTCGCTGCTGCGCCAGGTGAACCTGTGGGACGTGCGCAAGCGCAAGCTCGGCACTTACTCCGGCGGCATGCGCCAGCGCTTCGGCATCGCGCAGGCGCTGATCGGCGACCCGCGCCTGGTGATCGTCGACGAACCCACCGCGGGTCTCGACCCGGAAGAACGCAACCGCTTCCTCAACCTGCTGGCCGAGATCGGCGAGCGGGTGGTGGTGATCCTGTCTACCCACATCGTCGAGGACGTCACCGACCTGTGCTCGCGCATGGCGATCATCGGCCAGGGCCAGGTGCTGCTCAGCGGCGAGCCGGTCGAGGCGATCCGTTCGCTGGACGGCCGCGTGTGGCGACGCACGATCGACAAGGCCGAACTGGACGGCTACCGCGCCCGCATGAACATCCTGTCCACCCGCCTCGCCGGCGGCCGCACCCTGCTGCACGTGCTGGCCGACGCGCTGCCGGAAGAAGGTTTCGAACCCGTCGTACCCGACCTGGAAGACGTCTACTTCGGCCGCCTGCGCGCGCAGGCGACGGTGCAAGCCGCCTGA
- a CDS encoding low temperature requirement protein A, producing MSISPPADRARPARRSLLRSRTAGGPVRVTNIELFFDLVFVYAVTQLSHTLLHGLNAVGALQVLLLFLAVWWVWVFTSWVTNWLDPERPLVRLLLLALMLAGLLLSMALPEAFGERGLLFAGAYVFMQVGRTLFVLWALGDDAPANTRNFQRIAVWLAVSGALWLLGGWLDGKERALLWVAALALEYTGPALAFAVPGLGRSSTADWDIDGGHLAERCSLFVIIALGESVLVTGSSFADATWQPQAVLAFVSAFVGSVAMWWIYFDLGAERGSHAIRHSADPGRKARAAYTYLHLLIVAGIIVGAVADELTLRDARQRVDAISGAVLLGGPMLYLAGNAWFKKTVNDTHLPLSHLVGLGLLAALAAVLIRQPLSVFALGLATSSVLLLVAAWETVSLRHLRRRLHESSSA from the coding sequence GTGAGCATTTCCCCGCCCGCCGACCGTGCTCGTCCGGCGCGACGCAGCCTGTTGCGTTCGCGTACGGCCGGCGGCCCTGTCAGGGTCACCAATATCGAACTGTTCTTCGATCTGGTGTTCGTCTATGCGGTGACCCAGCTGTCGCACACGCTGCTGCACGGACTGAACGCCGTCGGCGCGCTGCAGGTGCTGTTGCTGTTCCTGGCGGTGTGGTGGGTATGGGTGTTCACCAGCTGGGTCACCAACTGGCTGGATCCGGAACGCCCGCTGGTACGCCTGCTGCTGCTGGCGCTGATGCTGGCCGGATTGCTGCTGTCGATGGCGCTGCCCGAGGCGTTCGGCGAACGCGGGTTGCTGTTTGCCGGTGCGTACGTGTTCATGCAGGTGGGTCGCACGCTGTTCGTGCTGTGGGCGCTGGGCGACGACGCGCCGGCGAATACCCGCAATTTCCAGCGCATCGCGGTGTGGCTGGCGGTTTCCGGCGCGCTGTGGCTGCTCGGTGGATGGCTGGACGGGAAGGAGCGCGCGCTGCTGTGGGTTGCTGCGCTGGCGCTGGAATACACCGGCCCGGCGCTGGCCTTCGCGGTGCCCGGCCTGGGCCGGTCGAGCACGGCGGACTGGGATATCGACGGCGGCCATCTGGCCGAACGCTGCAGCCTGTTCGTGATCATCGCACTGGGCGAGTCGGTGCTGGTCACCGGGTCGAGTTTTGCCGACGCCACCTGGCAGCCGCAGGCGGTGCTGGCTTTTGTCAGCGCCTTCGTCGGCAGCGTGGCGATGTGGTGGATCTACTTCGACCTCGGTGCCGAGCGCGGCAGCCACGCGATCCGGCATTCGGCCGATCCGGGCCGCAAGGCACGGGCCGCCTATACCTACCTGCACCTGCTGATCGTCGCCGGCATCATCGTCGGCGCGGTGGCCGATGAACTGACCTTGCGCGATGCGCGGCAGCGCGTCGATGCGATCAGCGGTGCAGTGCTTCTGGGCGGCCCGATGCTGTACCTGGCCGGCAATGCATGGTTCAAGAAGACCGTGAATGACACCCATCTGCCGCTGTCGCACCTGGTCGGCCTGGGTCTGCTCGCGGCGCTTGCCGCTGTCCTCATCCGGCAGCCGCTGAGTGTGTTCGCGCTTGGTCTGGCAACGAGTTCGGTCCTGCTGCTGGTGGCGGCCTGGGAGACCGTCTCGCTGCGGCACCTGCGCCGGCGGCTGCATGAATCGTCGTCCGCGTGA
- a CDS encoding peroxiredoxin, with translation MRRLSCLLVLTLLCALVAPAFAATPQVGETAPSFRLQDQNGHWRTPADFHGHWLVLYFYPKDFTPGCTTEVCTFRDDIAKLRKAGAEVVGVSLDDVKSHAEFAEKYRVPFPLLADSDRSVATRYGVLTSRMGMHYAKRTTFLIDPQGKVAKVYVDVDPEKNSAQVLNDLATLKAAP, from the coding sequence ATGCGCCGCCTTTCCTGCCTGCTTGTGTTGACCCTGCTGTGTGCCCTGGTCGCCCCGGCGTTTGCCGCCACCCCGCAAGTGGGCGAGACCGCCCCGAGCTTCCGCCTGCAGGACCAGAACGGCCACTGGCGCACGCCGGCCGATTTCCACGGCCACTGGCTGGTGCTGTATTTCTACCCGAAGGATTTCACCCCCGGCTGCACCACCGAGGTCTGCACGTTCCGCGATGACATCGCGAAGCTGCGCAAGGCCGGTGCCGAAGTGGTCGGCGTGAGCCTGGACGACGTGAAGTCGCACGCCGAATTCGCCGAAAAATATCGCGTGCCGTTCCCGCTGCTGGCCGATTCGGACCGCAGCGTCGCCACCCGCTATGGCGTGCTGACCTCGCGCATGGGCATGCATTACGCCAAGCGCACCACCTTCCTGATCGACCCGCAAGGCAAGGTCGCGAAGGTCTACGTGGACGTCGATCCGGAAAAGAACTCGGCCCAGGTGCTGAACGACCTCGCCACGTTGAAGGCGGCGCCCTGA
- a CDS encoding DUF2884 family protein translates to MRLPRLLLLFVLPLAAPWLHAQDLATTCHASSSYDVTLKPGSLLFDRPAPAPFHVELQQGALRTDGAAVKLNAEDEDRLALFERDLRALAPRVRTVARNGVDIAAQALREEAGGMGLGADTRAEFNRRLDAHAAELKRRISVSQSTHDWQGDAANQAMNQIAGDLLPLLAADLGQQAINAALSGDLQAAASLRDRAADLATALQPRLQSRLQALRPQIEALCPSIQQLAALQQGVRGSNGQPLNLVQVEQ, encoded by the coding sequence ATGCGCCTGCCGCGATTGCTGCTCCTGTTCGTCCTGCCACTCGCCGCGCCGTGGCTGCACGCGCAGGACCTGGCGACGACCTGCCACGCCAGCAGCAGCTATGACGTCACCCTGAAACCCGGCAGCCTGCTGTTCGATCGGCCGGCGCCGGCGCCGTTCCACGTCGAGCTGCAGCAGGGTGCGCTGCGCACCGACGGCGCCGCGGTGAAGTTGAATGCGGAAGACGAGGACCGGCTGGCCCTGTTCGAGCGCGACCTGCGCGCGCTGGCGCCGCGGGTGCGCACGGTGGCACGCAACGGCGTGGACATCGCCGCGCAGGCGCTGCGCGAAGAGGCCGGCGGCATGGGCCTGGGCGCCGATACCCGTGCCGAATTCAACCGTCGGCTGGACGCGCATGCGGCCGAGCTGAAGCGGCGCATCTCGGTCAGCCAGAGCACGCACGACTGGCAGGGCGACGCCGCCAACCAGGCGATGAACCAGATCGCCGGCGACCTGCTGCCGCTGCTGGCGGCCGACCTCGGACAGCAGGCTATCAATGCGGCACTGTCCGGCGACCTGCAGGCTGCCGCCAGCTTGCGCGATCGTGCCGCCGACCTCGCCACCGCATTGCAGCCGCGCCTGCAGTCGCGCCTGCAGGCCTTGCGTCCGCAGATCGAGGCGCTGTGCCCGTCGATCCAGCAACTCGCGGCGTTGCAGCAGGGGGTGCGCGGCAGCAACGGGCAACCGCTGAACCTGGTGCAGGTCGAGCAGTGA
- a CDS encoding ABC transporter permease/M1 family aminopeptidase, translating to MFSEILHFELRQQLKAPLFWIIAAVFAALAFAFASTDAVIVGGASGNVLRNAPLVIVRLLDNLAPLCLLLAAAFVAGAALRDFDHGTAELMFATPVRKRAYLGGRFAAGYLVMVAIMLLCALGLAAGGSMPWIEAARLGPPDWRGYAWAFGVMLLPNLLFIAALLFLLATATRSLLATLIGVIAFIVLLSVAKLLTQDVNHHALAAILDPFGNRTLQIVTRYWSADQLNRQLPALDGLLLFNRLLWTGIAVVLTGAAFALFRTDREGLQWHRRTRRAEPPILRPTAGAAPTLPAARLATDGRAQWVQLRHLLVFDTWSVLRGVPFLVMLVFGLVNLAFSLALSGRIYGTATWPVTHSVLEMSQGALQWLLYIIVMFYAGELVWRERMQRSAEVSDAFPLRDWVPLAAKLGALLAVIVAFLACGAVFGIGWQLAHGYTHIEPGLYLGTLALQAIPFALLAVLALFLQVMSNNRFLGYLLTVLWFVCQIAFPLLHWDHNLYNYAAAPSTPYSDLNGFGHFLKAALWFDFYWASCAIALLVLAALFWVRGTGQSWRERWREARARFRGPSHITLGLALLAFAGSGLWIYYNTNVLNHYRSGTAEKRERADYEKRYAKYLDAPQPRITSVRTEVDIHPYRRRLEIHGHYTLVNRTTAPIDTLYVNFDTDFTVNSLDFAPRDTVSDDKRLGFIIYKLRTPLAPGASMPFDFDIAYAPKGFTNEPDGKFLAHNGTFFNSGVLPQFGYQPQNQLVDRNDRRKYGLPLDVPRMPPLGDQKARANTYISNDSDWIDFDTTVSTAADQIALAPGVLQKEWIAGGRHYFHYTTLHDGGQHPMLNFAAWMSARWAVKRVDDHGTTIAVYYNPAHAWNVDRMIEGARDALAYYDTHYTPYQFRQLRIAEVPNYYGFAQSFPNTIAFSEALGFIADLRDKSRIDYPYYVTAHEVAHQWWAHRVVGANMQGSTMLSESLAQYSALMVMKQKYGANQMHKFLKYELDGYLAGRATEKLAEEPLAKVENQQYIHYKKGSLVFYALQDYVGEGVLNAVLKQFLIDKGFQQPPYTTSQEFVGALGKALDPKWQPLLDDFFWKITLFDNRLTDATAKKLPNGKYEVTLQVHAGKVHVDGTGKETAAKPDIPIEVGVFAAPPGNGEDGKPLYLEKRLLPDGDSTITVTVDGKPALAGIDPYNELIDKVSSDNRHAVTVP from the coding sequence ATGTTTTCCGAAATCCTCCACTTCGAACTGCGCCAGCAACTGAAGGCGCCGCTGTTCTGGATCATCGCCGCGGTGTTCGCTGCGCTGGCCTTCGCGTTCGCCAGCACCGACGCGGTGATCGTCGGCGGCGCCAGCGGCAACGTGCTGCGTAACGCGCCGCTGGTGATCGTGCGGCTGCTCGACAACCTCGCGCCGCTGTGCCTGCTGCTGGCGGCCGCCTTCGTGGCCGGCGCGGCCCTGCGCGACTTCGACCATGGCACCGCCGAGCTGATGTTCGCCACGCCGGTGCGCAAGCGCGCCTATCTTGGCGGGCGCTTCGCGGCGGGCTATCTGGTGATGGTGGCGATCATGCTGCTGTGCGCGCTGGGGCTGGCGGCGGGCGGCAGCATGCCGTGGATCGAGGCGGCGCGGCTGGGGCCGCCGGACTGGCGCGGCTACGCCTGGGCGTTCGGCGTGATGCTGCTGCCGAACCTGCTGTTCATCGCGGCATTGCTGTTCCTGCTCGCCACCGCCACCCGCTCGCTGCTGGCCACGCTGATCGGCGTGATCGCGTTCATCGTGTTGCTCTCGGTGGCCAAGCTGCTGACCCAGGACGTCAACCACCACGCACTGGCCGCGATCCTCGACCCATTCGGCAACCGCACCCTGCAGATTGTCACGCGCTACTGGTCGGCGGATCAGCTCAACCGACAGTTGCCAGCGCTGGACGGCCTGCTGCTGTTCAACCGGCTGCTGTGGACCGGCATCGCGGTGGTGCTCACCGGCGCCGCGTTCGCGCTGTTCCGCACCGACCGCGAGGGCCTGCAGTGGCACCGGCGCACGCGGCGCGCAGAGCCGCCGATCCTGCGCCCCACCGCCGGCGCCGCGCCGACGCTGCCGGCGGCGCGGCTGGCGACTGATGGGCGCGCGCAATGGGTCCAGCTGCGCCACCTGCTGGTGTTCGACACCTGGAGCGTGCTGCGCGGCGTGCCGTTCCTGGTGATGCTGGTGTTCGGCCTGGTCAACCTCGCCTTCAGCCTGGCGCTGTCCGGGCGCATCTACGGCACCGCCACCTGGCCGGTGACGCACAGCGTGCTGGAGATGTCACAGGGCGCCCTGCAGTGGCTGCTGTACATCATCGTGATGTTCTACGCCGGCGAGCTGGTCTGGCGCGAGCGCATGCAACGCAGCGCCGAGGTCAGCGACGCATTCCCGCTGCGGGACTGGGTGCCGCTGGCGGCGAAACTGGGCGCCTTGCTGGCGGTGATCGTGGCGTTCCTCGCCTGCGGCGCGGTGTTCGGCATCGGCTGGCAGCTGGCCCACGGCTATACGCACATCGAGCCGGGCCTGTACCTGGGCACTTTGGCGTTGCAGGCGATTCCGTTCGCGCTGCTGGCGGTGCTGGCGCTGTTCCTGCAGGTGATGTCCAACAACCGCTTCCTCGGCTATCTGCTGACCGTGCTGTGGTTCGTCTGCCAGATCGCTTTCCCGCTGCTGCACTGGGACCACAACCTCTACAACTACGCCGCCGCGCCCTCCACGCCGTATTCGGACCTCAACGGCTTCGGCCATTTCCTCAAGGCCGCGCTGTGGTTCGACTTCTACTGGGCGAGCTGCGCCATCGCGCTGCTGGTGCTGGCGGCGCTGTTCTGGGTGCGCGGCACCGGGCAGTCGTGGCGTGAGCGGTGGCGCGAGGCACGCGCGCGGTTCCGCGGACCGTCGCATATCACGCTGGGGCTGGCGCTGCTGGCCTTCGCGGGCAGCGGCCTCTGGATCTACTACAACACCAACGTGCTCAACCACTATCGCAGCGGCACCGCGGAAAAACGGGAGCGCGCCGACTACGAGAAGCGGTACGCGAAATACCTCGACGCACCGCAGCCGCGCATCACCTCGGTACGCACTGAGGTGGACATCCACCCCTACCGGCGCCGGCTGGAGATCCACGGCCACTACACGCTGGTCAACAGGACCACGGCGCCGATCGACACGCTGTACGTGAACTTCGACACCGACTTCACGGTGAATTCGCTGGATTTCGCGCCGCGCGACACGGTGAGCGACGACAAGCGCCTCGGCTTCATCATCTACAAATTGAGGACGCCGCTGGCGCCGGGCGCGTCGATGCCGTTCGACTTCGACATCGCTTATGCGCCGAAGGGCTTCACCAACGAACCCGACGGCAAGTTCCTCGCCCACAACGGCACGTTCTTCAACAGCGGCGTGCTGCCGCAGTTCGGCTACCAACCGCAGAACCAGCTCGTCGACCGCAACGACCGCCGCAAATACGGCCTGCCGCTGGACGTGCCGCGCATGCCTCCGCTGGGCGACCAGAAGGCGCGCGCCAACACCTACATCAGCAACGACTCCGACTGGATCGACTTCGACACCACGGTCTCCACCGCCGCCGACCAGATCGCGCTGGCGCCCGGCGTGCTGCAGAAGGAATGGATCGCCGGCGGCCGGCATTATTTCCACTACACCACGCTTCATGACGGCGGGCAGCACCCTATGCTGAACTTCGCTGCGTGGATGTCGGCGCGCTGGGCGGTGAAGCGCGTGGACGACCACGGCACCACCATCGCCGTGTACTACAACCCCGCCCACGCCTGGAACGTGGACCGCATGATCGAGGGTGCGCGGGACGCGCTGGCGTACTACGACACGCATTACACGCCCTACCAGTTCCGCCAGCTGCGCATCGCCGAAGTGCCCAACTACTACGGCTTCGCGCAGTCCTTCCCCAACACCATCGCGTTTTCCGAGGCACTGGGCTTCATCGCCGACCTGCGCGACAAGAGCCGGATCGACTACCCCTACTACGTCACCGCGCACGAAGTGGCGCACCAATGGTGGGCGCACCGGGTGGTCGGCGCGAACATGCAGGGCTCGACCATGCTCAGCGAATCGCTGGCGCAATACTCCGCTCTGATGGTGATGAAGCAGAAGTACGGCGCCAACCAGATGCACAAGTTCCTGAAGTACGAACTGGACGGCTATCTGGCAGGACGCGCCACCGAAAAGCTGGCCGAGGAACCGCTGGCGAAGGTCGAGAACCAGCAATACATCCACTACAAGAAAGGCTCGCTGGTGTTCTACGCGCTGCAGGACTACGTCGGCGAAGGCGTGCTGAACGCGGTACTGAAGCAGTTCCTGATCGACAAGGGTTTCCAGCAGCCGCCGTACACCACCTCGCAGGAATTCGTGGGCGCGCTGGGCAAGGCGCTCGACCCGAAGTGGCAGCCGCTGCTGGACGACTTCTTCTGGAAGATCACCCTGTTCGACAACCGCCTCACCGACGCCACCGCGAAGAAGCTGCCGAACGGCAAGTACGAAGTGACCCTGCAGGTGCACGCCGGCAAGGTCCACGTCGACGGCACCGGCAAGGAAACCGCGGCGAAGCCGGACATCCCGATCGAGGTCGGCGTGTTCGCCGCTCCGCCGGGCAACGGCGAGGACGGCAAGCCGCTGTACCTGGAAAAGCGCCTGCTGCCCGACGGCGACAGCACGATCACCGTGACCGTCGACGGCAAGCCCGCGCTGGCCGGCATCGATCCCTACAACGAACTGATCGACAAGGTGTCCAGCGACAACCGCCACGCGGTGACGGTACCGTAG
- a CDS encoding universal stress protein, with protein sequence MVKYSLVGYDGSEASRRAFQFAVELARCSHGRVRVVSVLQVTEGGADACALMIADTGTERVQELLQELTAIMPDAADLIDVELTLGSPGDVLLSQIEQHGVDHIVIGHTERGALARWLLGSVSGNVLARAHVPVTVVR encoded by the coding sequence ATGGTCAAGTATTCACTGGTCGGTTATGACGGCTCGGAGGCCTCCCGCCGCGCGTTCCAGTTCGCGGTCGAACTCGCCCGTTGCAGCCACGGCCGCGTGCGCGTGGTGTCGGTGCTGCAGGTCACCGAGGGCGGCGCCGACGCATGCGCCTTGATGATCGCCGACACCGGCACCGAGCGCGTGCAGGAGCTGCTGCAGGAACTGACCGCGATCATGCCGGATGCGGCCGACCTGATCGATGTCGAACTGACCCTCGGCAGCCCCGGCGACGTGCTGCTGAGCCAGATCGAGCAGCACGGCGTCGACCACATCGTGATTGGCCATACCGAACGCGGCGCGCTCGCCCGCTGGCTGCTCGGCTCGGTGTCCGGCAACGTGCTGGCGCGCGCGCACGTGCCGGTAACGGTGGTGCGTTGA
- a CDS encoding DUF2383 domain-containing protein, with translation MPRHLFVSTCNALIRRSIDLRRLYRHAATACEPGLRMVLNDNVHTLDLLIAELQAQLRDRGGEPCEHGSWRGTVHRHLTGWLMRTVARRDNAWIRALAHGESALLHRFEQAIANAPAESALLLRRQLPRLRGIHLDMHSLAGTARY, from the coding sequence ATGCCGCGGCACCTGTTCGTATCCACCTGCAATGCCCTGATCCGGCGCAGCATCGACCTGCGCCGGCTCTATCGCCATGCCGCGACGGCATGCGAACCGGGCTTGCGCATGGTGCTGAACGACAACGTGCATACGCTGGACCTGCTGATCGCCGAGCTGCAGGCGCAGCTGCGCGACCGCGGCGGCGAGCCGTGCGAACACGGCAGCTGGCGCGGCACCGTGCACCGGCATCTCACCGGCTGGCTGATGCGTACCGTCGCGCGCCGCGACAACGCCTGGATCCGCGCGCTGGCGCATGGCGAGAGTGCGTTGCTGCACCGGTTCGAGCAGGCCATCGCGAACGCCCCGGCGGAGTCGGCGCTGCTGCTGCGCCGGCAATTGCCGCGTCTGCGCGGCATCCACCTGGACATGCATAGCCTGGCCGGCACCGCGCGCTATTGA